gggccgggcccgGGTTAAGCCCAGGATCTAAACCTTGACCCGatccgaccctgccagggtcagactataactaaacccaaacccaccctcagggttgaaaaatcagggtcgggcccgaGCCAGGCtcagggcaggttcgggccagctgggctttattgacacccctaatatgCAATGGTAAAACCTTTTATCAATCTAATACTTTAAACCAGTAACAAAACCgagaaaccaaaaccatttacaAATCAAAAGATCGAAACTGTTTAAATAGTATCAATTTCCACAAATTGAAATCATTTAGTAAAtggtttgatttcgatttctACCTAATACactgatttttttggggggtaaacgCATAGCTTCAGCAATCAAAAAGTactgaattaaaaaaatttcctcaCTCGAAGTGGAAGGTTTGATGGGTGAATGTTGGATTCCTTTCTCTAGACAAAACCATTGAAGCCGTGTGGAGAAAGTTTGTCCATATTTTTCTGATGTGggttatgttattaagtgttgcAGCTCCACATCCAATTTGTTAGATCCGTATTGAGTGAGAAAGGAGTAACTGAAGTTGGCTCATCTTGACAAGGATTAACCAAACTTAAACCTTGTCAAGATGTTTTCGAAATATTTCTTAATGTGTGCTACACTTTTATTTCGTTTGTGAGGTTATAGTAATCAAAGttaaaaaattttcaacttgTTAGACAATAGTTAAAATTTCTTTTACAAGTTAATGCTTCATCATTTTGttgacatctctctctctctctcttcctcaataCACAGAAAGGGTGTTGGGCCAAACACTACAGATCGTTAAATGTGTATTACACTCCCTGTCGGGTTACAGAAGAACCCAACTCATAGTAAAAATGAAGGTAATAAACACTCACCGTCTATTGTTGCCACTTCGGAtcccaaaaaatgaagaatttaTATGGATTCATCAAAGGCCGCGATAGCCCGTAGGCCCTGTAATaattaatttctctctctctgtacaGGTGGGTAGCAGATTTGGTTACATGTCAATTACTTGACTTATGACAAAAACCACGACCAATTAATTGGTTCTCACCAGAATTGCTGTTTTTCCTCgtagaggaaggaagagggcTCATGATCAATCCTGGATCTTTTCACTCCGTTGTTGACGCGTTCAGTTCCTCTACAGGAAGACTCTCTCTGATCAATCCTTCTTGcaattattatcacatgtaccGACAGTATAGTAGATACGGGTACCTAAAAATTCGAATTAGATTTTCACACCTGTTATTTTAGGGGTATTCAAAATTTTATTCGAATAATCCAAAGAAATTGTCTCATCCAAATAGATATTCAACTAATGATATAGaggatttttgaagattcaacagatttaaaagaatgagaaaatgagaattatgaaaataaaatatggattgagagtaaaTTGTATCTGTTGGGGGAGGAGAAAGATCTTGGTTATACAAGTtagagatgtaaatgaatagtgaAAAATCGTGATTCGTATTTATATCCGATCCGTTACATCCCTACAGTTGAGTGATCCACTCCCCCCACCCGCGGAAATGATAGTTGAGGGTTGAGAGTTGAGAGGGAGAGTGGGTTTAATCAATACATCATTAATTAACCAGGAAAGGTCACGGTCTCACCGACAGTGCTCATTAATCACTCTCTGTATCTGAAACATACAACTCcaaggatttgggtcctctgtgTTCAAGAACTGTGGGCCGTTGAATGTACGCTATACTCTCTGTCGCGATCCAGAGAGGAGCCCAACACCAACTAAATGCGTGGTGAATGACGATTCATGGAATGGAACAGAGATGTGAGAAGATAAACCAATACCTAATTCAATTCAATAAATGCAGAAATCGGAATCATAAGTAGGAGTCCGCTATGCATAAATCTTCAATCTATCTCCATTGTTGGTTCTCACAGAATCATCTAGACCTCTATCCCTCCAGGGAAAAAGATGGAGTTCTGTATCAAAGCTCAGcccttttgggttttggtgCCCTTGGTTCTGGGTTTCCTCCTGGTGCTCAAGTCTGCCTTAGCTTCCCTCAGATGGGTTTACATCTACTTCTTCAGACCTGCAAAGGATCTCAAGAAATACGGTTCGTGGGCACTCGTGACCGGACCTACAGACGGCATCGGAAAGGGGTTGGCCTTCGAGTTGGCCCGGAAACACCTTAATTTGGTGTTGGTGGGTCGCAATCCTGAGAAGCTCAAGGGCGTATCCGATGCGATTAAGTCCAGATATGGTAGAACCCAGATCAGGAATGTTGTGGTTGACTTGGCTGGTGACCTATCGGAGGGGATCGAACGGATAAGGGAAGCTATCGAAGGGTTGGATGTTGGGATTCTTGTGAACTGCGCTGGGACTGCTTACCCTTACGCGAAGTTCTTCCATGAAGTGGATGAAGAATTGCTTAAGGATGTGATTCAGGTAAACGTGGAAGCCAATTACAAGGTGACCAAGGCTGTTCTTCCTGGAATGCTACAGAGGAAGAGAGGTGCCATTGTGAATATAGGGTCGGGTTCTGTCACTGCCACACCTTCTTATCCGCTTGTTTCTGTTTATAATGCCACCAAAGCGTACGTTAGCGTTCTCTTCATCTTAAATTTTGCTTACCCTTGcatgctgttgctgctgctgctgcagctatggttttagtgcattgtatcggaacgggtatcggcaACCCACAAACCTGATTATATTAGACAAAAttacatttgaattttttaaaaaacataaGTTTTCTGACCGTTTTATCTTTTGTCCGTATCATGCTATTGATATGATATCGGTACGGTATCAAtatcagtgactagcaaaacgGTACATATCACCGATATgggcgatacgataccaatacttagaaccatggctGCTGCTACTCATCCTGCAGTCGTGCGTTGTTAATAtctgtttatatatatatttatatgctCCTTTActaaaatgtatatatatatatatgctggTTTTGCAGTTACCTCCATCAGTTGTCGAGAAACCTCCATGTGGAATGCAAATTGAATGGGATTGATGTGCAGTGCCAGGTATATATCCTCCACATAAATGTTAATGTTAGAATTTGAATATTGGTTATGTcagcacttccatgtgtctatctttctcctccccatttgaaagAATAtctttgccccccccccccctttgttttgaggagaagagagagacacagGGAGTGCTGAcgcatagttggaaaattagGTTTTACGACCTCACTCGACTCGAGTCGCTTTATTCAAAACCTGATGATTTGAACCAGTCAAACCTGGTCAAAACGAGgcatgtacttttttttttcaaatattaaaATTATGATTTAAAATACAAAGATCAAAACAAAGATAATCATTCTCGgcaaatacttttttttttgggtaaattacacatcactccttggttttcaaacgaaactcaaatcaccccctctacagtaacgatGTTAgcctgttgttagttattggtataaaaagactattttacccttgtactaaaacattagaattaaatttgcaagggtaaattacacatcacccctggttttcaaatgaaactcaaatcaccccctcgtTTAACATAGACAAAATATAAAAGCGTATAGACTGTATGTCTAGGAATTTGATTCAAGTTCTCATCCCTtccctatttatttattgggggAAAAAAACGTTACTTGGTCGCGTGGCTCTTGCGTATAATCACAGTATCACTCTGCCTTCATGGAAAATTGGAAATCCCGTTCAGTTCAATGCTTGCGCATGTGCTCCTATTGCccttatttattaattattttggtcatttataattattgatccTATGGAATCCTCCTCAATCAGGTACCTCTACTTGTGGCAACGAAGATGTCAAGGTTAAAGAAAACTAACTTGTTTACACCGGCACCGGAGAAGTACTGTAAGGCGAGCATACGATGGATTGGGTACGAACATACATGTGTGCCGTATTGGCCACATTCTATACAGACCACTCTGATTCGTGCTTTACCAGAGTCCTTGGTGGATTGGTTATGGTTCCAATACTTACTCGCCATGCGTAGGCAGGGACAAATTCAGGTTTCTAAGAAGAATAACAAAGCTATAGGTGGGCAAGGGGACTTTTCCAAAGGGAGATGAGAGAGGTTGACACATGTTGGGCACTTGGCGGTGAGCCCTTTCCTTAAactattttatcttggaggcaTATTTGCGGCATTCTGTGTCATACTACAACATTGATTATGTTTTTAAGGAGAATGACTAAAGGCATGATTTGTAACTGAAGGAATGACTTGGCCCAATATCATATgcattcattttttgtttcttcaagTTGTTTAGTTCCTTCTCATCCATTTATTtaaatggagaaagttttcctttatCATGCCGTGAAGGTTCACCACATCATCCTAAGGTTTACAAATtcttatagggttttagtattgTCTCCAATATATCCTTTTGCATGCATTCCCATTTACCAtagcttaaggaaaactcggtcctattcaaattgttaattttttgggggtaagaGATCGATGCCTAGTCGCGTAGCCCTAGCACCAATGCGaggaccaatgagagtgtgtGCAAGAGCATCATCATCGATGAGATTTTTATTCACAGGGATAGAGTCATAATTTCATGGCCTCCTTAGTTTGGGTGCAGGGGCCATATGATCAGAaaacgttctttttcctttttttttgtttaacaatttcctctttctttttttcttttttatattatggggaaagttttcatacacagtcATGTAAactgtgtatgtgagagggtaggagtttcaaggcattaattaatgggtggggatttatgacttttccaactctttgtgagagaccctctcacatacacggcttacacagccttgtatgaaaacttttcccttatATTATTTATGTAACCTCAACTTTCTCTACTACACTTCAATTTATTAACG
The nucleotide sequence above comes from Telopea speciosissima isolate NSW1024214 ecotype Mountain lineage chromosome 3, Tspe_v1, whole genome shotgun sequence. Encoded proteins:
- the LOC122654004 gene encoding very-long-chain 3-oxoacyl-CoA reductase 1-like, with product MEFCIKAQPFWVLVPLVLGFLLVLKSALASLRWVYIYFFRPAKDLKKYGSWALVTGPTDGIGKGLAFELARKHLNLVLVGRNPEKLKGVSDAIKSRYGRTQIRNVVVDLAGDLSEGIERIREAIEGLDVGILVNCAGTAYPYAKFFHEVDEELLKDVIQVNVEANYKVTKAVLPGMLQRKRGAIVNIGSGSVTATPSYPLVSVYNATKAYLHQLSRNLHVECKLNGIDVQCQVPLLVATKMSRLKKTNLFTPAPEKYCKASIRWIGYEHTCVPYWPHSIQTTLIRALPESLVDWLWFQYLLAMRRQGQIQVSKKNNKAIGGQGDFSKGR